The genomic DNA CTCTGGTTAATGTTCGCCGTTTGGCGAAAGCTTGGCATGGCCATGCGTGAAACGTCTGCGCCTCCTCGCCAGGTCGTGAAAGCGGCGCGCGCCGCCATGGTGGGTTTTCTGGTTGCGGGATTGTTTGATTGGACATTCGGCGACGCGGAAGTGGTGACGATGTTCTGGTTTGTGATTGGGATGGGACTGGGACAACACTTGCAACACAAGGTTCCGCCATCCGCTGCGAGTTTTCCTGCCGCATGAGCTTTCTGCGCAAAAGCTCGTTGACCCTGGCAACGCGCCTGGGCGTCATCTTTTTCGGCTTCATAATATCGGCCTGGACTGCGCGCGTGTTGGGGCCGGAAGGCAAGGGTGTATATGCGCTTTTGACTCTTATTCCGATGCTGGCCGCGCAATTCGCCTGTCTCGGCCTGACGAATGCCAACATATTCTTGATTGGGCAGGGCCGCACGGCGCCAAGACCCGCAGCAGAGAACACCCTGCTCTTTGCGATTGCCGCGAGCTTCGTGGTGCTGGGACTTTATTGGCTTCTGCGTGCGTGGCTCGACCCTCTGCTTTTCAAAAATATTTCCCCGGGATTGAAAATTCTAACGGTTTGGTCAATACCGTTTTACCTCATTTTTTTGTTATTTAATTACCTCGCACTCGCGGTTGGTGATTGCGCTCTGGCAGCAGACAACGCTGTTTCATGCAATGCTGCTGTGGAGTATTGTCAATGTTGTGATTGCCTGGCACAGTTGGTGGCTAATCTATCGGCGGGAACGTTTTCGCCTGGCCTGGCATCCGGCTCTTTTCCGGGAAACTCTCGGTTATGGTTTGAAAACGTATATTGGCGTTGTCCTTTACTTGTTGAATTGGCGGCTCGATTTTATTTTGTGCAATTTTTATCTCGACGCCGCGGCCGTGGGTTACTACTCGACTTCCGCCACGATCGGCGAAATGCTGTGGTTTATCCCACAAACGTTATCCGTCGTCTTGCTGCCGCAAGTGGCGCGAGTTTCAGCAAGCGAGGCCCGGCATTTGACCTCGCGTGTCTGCCGGTCTACAATCTGGCTCTCGCTGATTGCTGCGCTCGTTTTGGCGGCATTGGCAAAGCCGATTATCGCCCTGGTCTTTGGCGCAGAATTTTTGCCGGCGGCCCCTGCGCTGTTGTTGTTATTGCCGGGAATCGTGTTCTATTGCGTTACCAATCTCATAACCAGCTACGTCGTGGGGCGCGGGCATCCGCAAGAGAATAATCGCGCCCTGGCGCTGGCATTTCTCACGAATCTGCTGGCAAATTTATATGTCATTCCGCGCTGGGGAATCCTCGGAGCGGCTTTTGCCAGCACGCTGTCGTACACGCTGGCTACGGTTTATTTGCTACTGGCGTATCAACGCATCAGCGGCGCATCGTGGCGCGAAATCGTTTGGCTGCAACGCCAGGATTTGCACTTTTCAAAAAATAAAACCAATCACGGATAAAAATGAAAACCTTCACTCCGCCAACGGACTCGCCAACCTCTGTTTACGACGAAGCCGTCAAGCAAGAGGGCTTCTCGGAGACGCATCGTTATCTGCTGCAACACATTCCCGCGCACAGCACGGTTTTAGAGCTGGGCCCGGCCTCGGGCTATATGACAAAAATAATGGCCGGGCGCGGCTGCCTGGTCGATGCCATCGAACTCAATGCGCAAGATGCGCAGAAGGCTGCGCCGTATTGCCGCAAAATCTTTGTCGGCTCGGTGGAGGACGAAGAAATTTTTTCTTCATTAACCGGCCCCTATCAAATTGCGCTTATGGCTGATGTGCTGGAACATTTGCGTCGCCCGGAAAGCGTGTTAAACCGGGTGCGGAAACTGCTGGCACCCGGAGGATTGGCGCTGGTATCGCTTCCCAATGTCGTATACTGGCGCATGCGGCTGGAATACTTGCGCGGGCGTTTCGATTACACGGACATGGGCATTCTGGATCGCACGCATTTACGCTTCTTCACACTGAAAACAGCCGTGGCAATGTTCGAGGCATGCGGCTTTCGCGTTGAAACCATCGCATGCCCGACGCCAATAGACGCCTCCTTCCGCAAAACCAAGCAATGGCTGAGAAAAATCTCGCCCTCACTGTTCGCGTTTAATTTTGTATTTCACCTGAAATAAAAAAGGCCACTCTTCTCAAGAAAAGTGGCCTCGCGTTATCGCCAAAAAGGGCTGATTCGTTACTCTTCTAATTTCTCCGGCGGCGCTGAAACCAACGCTCGCTTCCGCTCACCGAGGCGGAAAACCTGAAAACATTTTCCCGCGCCAAGCCGGTGGCCTCTGTTCCGCGCTGGCCATATTCAACCGCAAAATCAATACGGCTCAGGCCGCGGTTGAACGGCACGCCGATACCTCCGGTCAACATCCACTCTGACAACTCCCTTCCACCCACTTCCTGATACGGCAACTGGCTCTGATGAAAGCCGAGTCGGTATTGCATTTTTTTAAAAAAACCATCGAGCGGATCGAAACTGGGAATCAACTCAACTCCCAAGCCGAATTGATTGACATTCACGCCTTCGGCGCCCAGCAGCTTTTCAGAGCTGACCGAACCCCATTGTTGTCTGCGCCATTGCGCGCCCACCAGCCAATGACGATCGGGATGATAGCCCACCCCCACGCCGTACCACGCCGGCAGCTTAAGCTCGCGCGACTCCAGGGTGATTTTATTGTCGTAACTTGGGTGCAAGCTGATCTCGCTGCTCAAATCAACAGGCGCCGCAGCCGCCGCGCCCACTTCCCAATTGCCCAATTGCGCCTGCACGCCGCCGTGCAAACCAAAGCCGCGAACCTTCGTTGAAACGGCGTCTTCCGTATCCGACAAAAGAGAATTCGAGAATCTGACGCTCCAGGTCCGCTCAATCAATCCAAAATAAAAGTCGCTCGCGAGGCCGAAACGAACCTGGCCCACGGTTCCACTCAATGCAATATACACATTGTCAACGCCGCCGGAACCGATCAAGGATTCGACGAAGTTGGTGGAATCGGTTGCGCCGGATCCGCTGAAGGAATAATCGACGCGGCTGTACGGTTGCAGGCCGAATGCCAGCGCATAGCCGCGTTTGATCGGCAATAACAAGCTCACGCTGTTGACGTTGGCTTCTTGAAATCTCAAGTCAGCGCCCTGTTGCGAAAAGGATGTCCGATCATACAAAAAACCGCCTTGAATGTGGGTGGTGCTCACGCTGGCCATCGTCGCCGGATTCAAGAAAAAGATCGAAACGCTGTCCGAGATCGCCAAACTGACGCCGCCCATGCTGATCGCTTTCACGTCATCGCGATAACGAATCAGGCCGAGGCCGCGGCGTGAATAGATCGACTGCGCCTGCAACAGCAACGGCAGCAGGGAAAGCGCGAGCACAGCAAACAACGTTTTATTGCCAGACCATTTTAGTTTCATAGCGATTCAGAGCAAAGGTTATCGTGATGAATGATCATGCTTACACCCTCTCACCTTCCTTGAGGCGGCAAGGAATAATACACCAGCAACTGCGGGGCGCGGGTCAAATCTGTCTCCCGGGAATAAAATGTGACGTAACTGCGATCCAACAACGTGCCCGGGGACTGCAAAACAAATCCATGCCAGCCCTCGTTGTTAACGGCATATTGCAACATATCCGTAACCGTGTATTCCAACTGCGAAGTCGTCTTGCTGGCAAGCGAGAAAACATACGGCGCGGCGCTATCCGCGCGCGCACTGACCGGATTGAGCTGAGGTTCTTTCAAGAGAAAAAATTCCAGCGTTACCGGACTGCGTTGCAAGGCGGAGGACAAGGTATCGATTTGCGCCTTGAAAATAGCGCG from Cytophagia bacterium CHB2 includes the following:
- a CDS encoding class I SAM-dependent methyltransferase; the protein is MKTFTPPTDSPTSVYDEAVKQEGFSETHRYLLQHIPAHSTVLELGPASGYMTKIMAGRGCLVDAIELNAQDAQKAAPYCRKIFVGSVEDEEIFSSLTGPYQIALMADVLEHLRRPESVLNRVRKLLAPGGLALVSLPNVVYWRMRLEYLRGRFDYTDMGILDRTHLRFFTLKTAVAMFEACGFRVETIACPTPIDASFRKTKQWLRKISPSLFAFNFVFHLK